The window GCCAGTCCATTGCCCAGGGCGGTCGTTACGACGACATCGGCGCCGACTTCGGTCGCGCTCGTCCGGCAACCGGCTTCTCCACCGATTTGAAAACCCTGGTGACCCTGGGGCGTGCTGAGATCGAGCTACCGTCTGGCGGTATCTGGATGCCTGACAGTACGGATGCGGCACTCTGGCAGCAGGTTTGCCAGTTGCGCAGTGAGGGTCAGCGTGTTGTTCAGGCGTTGCCTGGACAACCTTTGGCCGCCGCCCGTGAAGCGGACTGCGACCGGCAATTGATCCAGCAGAACGGGCTTTGGCAAGTATCGCCACTGGCTTCTTGAGTTTTCCTGCCGGCCGCGGCCGGCACCAAGTTTGCGCGAATGAGGACAAGTGTTATGGGTAAGAATGTCGTAGTCCTGGGCACCCAATGGGGTGATGAGGGCAAAGGCAAGATCGTTGATCTGCTGACCGAACATGCTGCCGCCGTAGTGCGCTACCAGGGTGGCCACAACGCTGGTCACACCCTGGTGATCGATGGCGAAAAAACCGTTTTGCACCTGATCCCGTCGGGCGTGCTGCGCGAAGGCGTGCAGTGCCTGATCGGCAACGGCGTGGTGGTTGCACCCGACGCTCTGCTGCGGGAAATCATCAAGCTGGAAGAGAAAGGCGTACCGGTGCGCGAGCGCCTGCGTATCAGCCCGTCCTGCCCGCTGATCCTGTCCTACCACGTAGCGCTGGACCAGGCCCGTGAAAAGGCCCGTGGCGAGCTGAAGATCGGTACCACCGGTCGCGGCATCGGCCCGGCGTACGAAGACAAGGTTGCACGTCGTGGCCTGCGCATCGGTGACCTGTTCCACCGTGAGCGTTTCGCCGCCAAGCTGGGCGAGTTGCTGGACTACCACAACTTCGTCCTGGTCAATTACTACAAAGAACCTGCGATCGACTTCCAGAAGACTCTCGACGAGTGCATGGAATACGCCGAGCTGCTCAAGCCGATGATGCTCGACGTCACCGCCGAGCTGCACGAGCTGCGTCGCGCTGGCAAAGACATCATGTTCGAAGGCGCCCAGGGCTCCCTGCTGGACATCGATCACGGGACCTACCCGTACGTCACCAGCTCCAACACCACCGCGGGCGGCATTGCCACCGGTTCGGGTTTCGGTCCGATGTACCTGGATTACATCCTGGGTATCACCAAGGCCTACACCACTCGCGTCGGTTCGGGTCCGTTCCCGACTGAGCTGTTCGACGACGTTGGTGCATTCCTGGCCAAGCGTGGCCACGAGTTCGGCGCTACCACCGGCCGCGCCCGTCGTTGCGGCTGGTTCGATGCCGTCATCCTGCGTCGCGCTATTGACGTCAACAGCATCTCGGGCCTGTGCCTGACCAAGCTGGACGTGCTGGACGGTCTGGAAACCATCAACATCTGCGTTGGCTACAAGAACCAGGATGGTGCAGTGATTGACGCACCGACTGACGCCGACAGCTACATCGGCCTGGAGCCGGTGTACGAAGAGATGCCAGGCTGGACCGAATCCACCGTCGGCGCCAAGACGCTGGAAGAGCTGCCGCAAGCTGCTCGCAACTACATCAAGCGCGTTGAAGAGTTGGTCGGTGCGCCGATTGACATTATTTCGACGGGCCCGGATCGCAACGAAACCATCGTTTTGCGTCATCCGTTCGCTTAATAAGTCGTTGATGTAAAAAGCAAAGGGTCCTTGATTGGACCCTTTGTCGTTTCTGTCTGCCGGACGGCATGACCTTTGCTGTGATGTTGAATAAAAGCATCGCTTCCAGTGCGCCATCAATTTAATGGCGCCAAAGCAGAGGGATTCCAAGTGTCGGCCGTTCTCTCATTGTTACAAAGCCGTTTGTTGCGGCCTGTGTTCGTTACCCTTGGTATCGCCCTTTTGGTGCAGGTGCTGGTGGCTGTTGCCCTGACTCGGAGCACGGTGACTGCGCTTGAAGCCGATTTGGCTGCTCGCCTGGGTGCTGACAGTCAAAAGCTGTCTGGCGAACTTGAGCAGGCAGGGCGTGAAGTCACGTCAAGCCTGGACAATCTGTCCACCAGTACCCGCCAGCGACTCACTGCTGGCCTGTCTACCCGATTGAAAGACGAGCAGATGCAATTGCGTGCGACGTTGGAGAAGGATCTCAAGGATTCGGCCAACGACATGGCGCAACTGCTGGCGTCGGTCGCCCCGCGTGCCATGTGGGACAGCGACGTTCCAACCCTGTCCGAATTCGCCCGTCGGGCCCAGCGCAATCCCAACGTGTTGTTCGTGGTGTATGACGACGCGACGGGTCAGCACCTGACTCGCTACCTCAATCGCGAAAACCCGATCAACAAGGCGCTCCTCGAGAAAGGCCAGGGCGAGCGTGCGCTGGACAAAGTGCTGGATGCGGCGAAGAACGATCCGTCGGTCTACTACCTCGAAGCCTCGATCAACCCAAACGGCGTGGAAATTGGCAAAGTCTTGATGGGCGTCTCGACCGCCTCGGTGGAAACCGATCTCGCCGCCCTGGATAAACGGTTTGCGGCGCTGATCGCCAGCGGTGATCAGCTAGTCGGCGACAGCCTCAAAGGCGCGGCTGCCGACAGTGCCACCGCAATGCGTGCTCGTCTGACGTCCGCGCAGGCCACGGCTTCTGAAATGAAAGCCAATACCACAAGCACCGTGCAGGAAGCGGCATCGACGTTGCGCTGGCGCATCGGGATGTTCCTGGCGCTGGTTGGTTGCGGTGTGCTGCTGTTGCTCGCTGTTGTGCTGGGCCGTCGAGTGGTCAATCGCTTGAAGATGCTCATCGCTGCAATGGATGATCTGGCTGCGGGCGAGGGCGACCTGACCAAGCGTGTGCAGATCAACAGCAAGGACGAAATCGGCGACATGGCCGCGGCGGTCAATCGCTTTGTGGATAAGTTGCAGCCGATCGTGCGCGAAGCGGGCGATGTGGCCCAGCGCACTGGCGTGGAAATCGGCGCCATGACCCTGCGCAATGCCGGTGCCGACGCGGCGGCGGGCATGCAGCGCGATGAAGTGGCCGAGAGCCTGCGCGCGTTGTCGCAGATGGCGGATGAAGCGCAGTCAGAAAGCCACGCCATGCAGGCGGCCTTGCAGCAGGTGGTGGACATTCGTTCGGCCACCGATGAGAACACCCGGACCTCTGCGAAAGTCGGCAGCCTGATCGAGGCGTTGGCCGGGCAGGTCGATACCGGGTCGAAAGTCATCGAGCGGTTGGCGCAGCAGAGTGAACAGATTGAAGTGGTGCTGACGGTGATTCACGGGATCGCCGAACAAACCAACCTGCTGGCACTGAACGCCGCCATCGAAGCGGCGCGTGCCGGTGAGACCGGTCGCGGCTTTGCCGTGGTGGCGGACGAAGTCCGGGCGTTGGCGAGCAAGACCCAGAGTTCTACCGGCGACATCCAGGCGCACATCGTGGCCCTGCAGCAAGGCGCGCGTGAGGCGGTGGCCGCGATCGGTCAGGCCGGGCGCCAGGCCAATGAAGGGTTGCTGGTGTTGCGCGACAGTGCGCGGTTGCAGCAATCGGTGCAGGCGTCGGTCGAGCAGGTGCATGCGGCGATTGGGCTGGCGACGCAGGCAGCGGCGCATCAGGCGCAAGGCGCGCAGGCGGTGCGCGGTCGGGTTGAGACCATTCATGCGCAGGCCGAGAAAGCGGCTCAGGCGGTGGTAGAGACCACGGCCAGCGGCAAGGTGCTGGATGGGTTGGCAGCGCAGTTGAAGGCGAGCCTGGGGCAGTTCAGGGCTTAGGATTTGTATTGTTCTGGCTGGCCTCTTCGCGAGCAAGCTCGCTCCCACAGTGATTGTTGGTGGACACAAAATGTGTGAACACCTTGGAACTAATGTGGGAGCGGGCTTGCTCGCGCAGGCCATCTCAACGGCTCAAATACATCCGGGTCGTTAGCAGATAAACCGGCAACCCCGACACCAGAATCAACAACGCCGCATATGGCGCCGCCGCCGCAAACTCCACATTCGCGGTATGCGCCCAAACCTCCGTCGCCAACGTATTGAGTCCGGTCGGACTCAACAACAGCGTCGCCGTCAGTTCCTTCATCGCATCCAGAAACACCAGCGCAAACGCTGCACCCAGCGCCGGAAAGATGATCGGTAGCGTCACCCGACAAAACGCACTGAGCGACGACGCCCCCAGCGTGCGTGCAGCCTCTTCCAGTTGCGGTGCCGCCTTG is drawn from Pseudomonas sp. 31-12 and contains these coding sequences:
- a CDS encoding methyl-accepting chemotaxis protein — encoded protein: MSAVLSLLQSRLLRPVFVTLGIALLVQVLVAVALTRSTVTALEADLAARLGADSQKLSGELEQAGREVTSSLDNLSTSTRQRLTAGLSTRLKDEQMQLRATLEKDLKDSANDMAQLLASVAPRAMWDSDVPTLSEFARRAQRNPNVLFVVYDDATGQHLTRYLNRENPINKALLEKGQGERALDKVLDAAKNDPSVYYLEASINPNGVEIGKVLMGVSTASVETDLAALDKRFAALIASGDQLVGDSLKGAAADSATAMRARLTSAQATASEMKANTTSTVQEAASTLRWRIGMFLALVGCGVLLLLAVVLGRRVVNRLKMLIAAMDDLAAGEGDLTKRVQINSKDEIGDMAAAVNRFVDKLQPIVREAGDVAQRTGVEIGAMTLRNAGADAAAGMQRDEVAESLRALSQMADEAQSESHAMQAALQQVVDIRSATDENTRTSAKVGSLIEALAGQVDTGSKVIERLAQQSEQIEVVLTVIHGIAEQTNLLALNAAIEAARAGETGRGFAVVADEVRALASKTQSSTGDIQAHIVALQQGAREAVAAIGQAGRQANEGLLVLRDSARLQQSVQASVEQVHAAIGLATQAAAHQAQGAQAVRGRVETIHAQAEKAAQAVVETTASGKVLDGLAAQLKASLGQFRA
- a CDS encoding adenylosuccinate synthase translates to MGKNVVVLGTQWGDEGKGKIVDLLTEHAAAVVRYQGGHNAGHTLVIDGEKTVLHLIPSGVLREGVQCLIGNGVVVAPDALLREIIKLEEKGVPVRERLRISPSCPLILSYHVALDQAREKARGELKIGTTGRGIGPAYEDKVARRGLRIGDLFHRERFAAKLGELLDYHNFVLVNYYKEPAIDFQKTLDECMEYAELLKPMMLDVTAELHELRRAGKDIMFEGAQGSLLDIDHGTYPYVTSSNTTAGGIATGSGFGPMYLDYILGITKAYTTRVGSGPFPTELFDDVGAFLAKRGHEFGATTGRARRCGWFDAVILRRAIDVNSISGLCLTKLDVLDGLETINICVGYKNQDGAVIDAPTDADSYIGLEPVYEEMPGWTESTVGAKTLEELPQAARNYIKRVEELVGAPIDIISTGPDRNETIVLRHPFA